AAAATCCTCAAGCAGTGCTACTAATATGCAGCAAAGCAAAGCAGGTGAATGGGTCCAGAATTTCCCAGTGGTTCTGATGACCAGAGTTGCATGTGAAAACAGTTGCGCATCAAAAGGTACGGCGAAAGTTAGAGGAGAAAGACAAACGCGCAAGTGTTTCTGAATGAGAGGAAGGGAAAGTGGAGCAGCTCCCAAAGGACCTTTCTCACGCCTGCTTcgtcctgtcaatcaaaagcaAATATGAACTGCTTTTCTCTGAACAGCGTCAAACATCCATCTGCACGAGAACCAGTACAGGAGGCGCCTCGGCCACCTTTGCCTTGCGGGGGAGCAGTCGAGCAAAGCTTCGGTAGGACGGCGTGGCCCTCAGCAACAGCTCTTTGAGTCCGGCGCGGAATTCGTGGCGGATCAGACAATAGAGCACCGGGTTGAGGCAGCTGTTTGTGTGGGCCAAGCACACAGTCAGCGGGAAAGCGTACGCCTGGACATTGTAGAAGGCCTTGCTGAAGGGCACCAGGTCAAACTTAATGAGGACGCCCCACAGAGTCAGGGCCTGATTGGGCAACCAACACAAGAAGAATGACAGGACGACGATCACAACTGACTTGGTGACCTTTGAACGCCGCTTGTGCCTGCCCTGCTCGCTTTCGGAGCCAGCCACGCCGCTGATCCTGCGGCTTAGCACGATTCTTAGAAGTAGTAGATAGCATACGGTTATCACCACCAGTGGGATCAGAAAACCAAGCAGGACCTTTTGCAACTGGTACAGTCCTAGCAGCAACTGAGGGTCCCAGCTTCCCGTTTCTGGGAAACGCACCAAGCACAGCTCCTCGTCCGTTGCAACCTGGGCTATCGTGGAATAAACGGCATGCGGGAGCGTCGCTATCAGGGATACGACCCAGATGCCCAAGCTGATCCATTTGGCCGCAGCCGCCGCCGCTCTGCGGCTGTGCATCTTCAGCGAGGACGCGATGGAGTAGTACCTGGCCACACTCATGGCGGTCAGGAAATAAACGCTGGCGTACATGTTCATAGTGGTGACGGAGCTGATGATTTTGCACATAACTTTGCCGAAGGGCCAGCGGAAGTCCAACGCTGTGTCTACGGCCCAGAACGGCAGGGTTAGGACGAACTGCAAGTCGGTTAGAGCCAAACCCATCACAAAGCAGTTGATGGAAGACTGCTTCTGCCGGTAGCGCGAGTGTAGCAGGTAGAGCGCGAGAGAGTTGCCTACAAGTCCCAGAGCGCATACCACTGAATAAATGAGAGCGATCATCACACGCACAGCCAAACTAGACCCATCACCTTGAAGTGTTGAACTAGACTCCTTTGTCAACAATTGCAACCAGCAGCGTAAAGACAGGTTCCCGCTGGCAGAGTCTGTGCAATTGTCCAGAGCTGCGCTGGGGTCCAGTGTGTGCTCACATTCTCCCAGCTCCAGAGTTTGTGTGGTGTTATTCCTCTCCATGGCAGACTTCCACTCAGTCCGTTTTCATGGTGAAACTAATCCATTCATGTGATTTATCTCAAGTTCATTGTGACAACCGCACTTTGTTTCCGGGCATGTATAATTAGTTAACCGGCAGCGAGAGCGCCTTCTCATCGGTCCCTCTCACTCGCACCTCTGTGCGCTCTGCAGCGCGCGCACATTCTTTTATACTCCGATGAGCATGGTGCGCGTCCGCGCGCTGCTGAGGCACGCGCCGCTTTTATGTCAGATACATTCATACATACGGTGCGCAAAACCTAGTTTTTAAACATGTTTCATCAGACGAAATGGCACGTTTCAACTTGAAGTCATACGGATATCAATGCCTTCAGTTTGATTATGGACAGATATGTTGTTTTGGACAAATAGCCTACATAAGATCCTAAAATACGTATAATATATGTGAGTACTATTTGCATCAATGTAGAATGTGTCCCTTAATCTTATTTGATACAATATTAGTAATGTATTATTGAAAATATAAGtgtcatttgatttttttttttttttttcttagaaatAGCACTGATTAAGAAAAAAAGTGCACATGAGTTGAGTCTAATCTAATCCAATTTTTCATTTGTTATAGGCCTgcttattagttttttttttttttttcaactgcttacactcattttcaaaactttacacacaaatccaagaattgcacacacataatgcaaaattcCTCACATCTCTTGCAAACTGAAGCACTGTATTCAAAATATCACatctcaaaagcaaacatttgtcttaCATCGCAAACACCTTTTGCTATAATGTTCAATTTTTGGATATATAGCTATTCAAAACCTATATGCTCTTCTTTCATGAGCTCCTGTACTGAAAGTAATTGGCAGAGAGATGGAAAATTCACGGTTAAACACGCAAGCAAGATTGAAACCAATCCTTTttcttgtattttatttttactgtaaGCTTTTGTGGTTGTGAATACAATATTACACAATATGAAAGAAACAAAATCAGCATACTTCCTATTGTGTTACATGgagaattgtgtgttgtgttttgcaaatAGTGTTTTATGAAAAAGTCAAAGTCTGAGAAGTGTATTTTGCAGATTTAGTGTGGTTCTGGTGTTTGAGTGTCAAGTTTCAGAAATTGCATAtagcctatctatctatctatctatctatctatctatctatctatctatctatctatctatctatctatctatctatctatctatctatctatctatctatctatctatctgtctgtctgtctgtctgtctatctgtctctaggtgtgtgtgtgtgtggcacaTTTTATGGCACATTTTGttatttaatacaaaatattaaaatataggtactgctctctctctctctctctctctctctctctctctctctctttctctctctctcacacacacacacacacacacacacacacacacacttaactcTTCTTTCTCTTTCATTCACTCTGCGTGTGCTTGTGAACCCACCTCcaatttaattcaattcaatgaCTCCAGTTTCCCTTGAAATCCATGATAACTCAGGTCACAAATAAGCTTGCTGGCTTTTTCAAAATTCACAGACTTTTAATTACAACCCACAGTTCTTGAAAATAAACTCACAGAATGAAAGTGATAACTTATTGATTTCAGACTATGGAGTCTTTCGTATTAGTTGTTTGGTTTAATTTAGAAGATTACTGAGCCAAGAATTTGCCTTGAGGAGCGAACAGTctggaatttattttttacaaactTTGTGCATCAAATCAGCAGCAGATTAGGTAAAAATGCATTACTTTGACAGTCTTTTTAAAGTGAAATAGACAAGCAAACTGGAGGCCAAGGAAGACTTCAAGTGAAGAGGCATGTGGATGAAAGATGCAAGTTTATTTCTACATGACAAAGATTGAAACCTTTGTGAACAACAGTGAACAGCTGAACCCTCCCAGTCAACTACATTTGACAATATTATTGACCACAATGGAAAGATTATGCATGATGGACTCTATCTTAAGTTAAGTTTTCTTATCTGAAAGTGATATGAAATACCTCCCACACTGTTTTCTCATTCCTGAGCACTAAAGGTTATTCAGTTCATAAAAAACAAAGTTGACATTTTTGTATTGATTCATATGATCCACACAGACTGCTGCTTTCATATACATTTGTGCATCTCTCTTGGAGATTATAACAAAGTGTCTTTACTTTGATGGGTCTtgctgcataaaaaaaaaaaaatgtcaaggatgatgatcatatttgtttttactgtgaTGTGTTCACCTGTTCTTCTCATCTGCACCGTCCTCATTCTGTCTCTCGTGACATGCAGATTGTGCTGAAAGGCATTTATATGTTGACGTCAACCCAGAGTTGAAGACAGCTGTCCATTTCATTATGTATTTCAGAACATTTATTGGAACAATGCAAATTGATGGTTGAAAGACAATTCAACATAATGTGATTTTATTGAAAAAGCATGACTGTTATCAAAAGCAATTTATGCACACTAACTTGTTCTTAGtctataaaaaatgtatttcagcCTTCATATTAATTCCCGTGAAGCAAAACTGTCTTCAAAACGAAGACAAACACAAGGCACTCCTTTAGAGCAAACTTGCTGAAGGATTCAAAAGGTAATATTAATGAAGTGGAATgaattttgtattattattcaCCTCAGCTGTATTGTAAGTAATAAATTGGCGGAGCAGAAATGGTTCAAACTTGATAGCTAGCCTATAATATACAGTGGAGTCCAAAAGGTGATGTCATATCTGGGATGTTtatcattaatatttaataacctttaatttgtaaataataaaaaaagtaaaataactatcAAACCGATGCTAAT
The nucleotide sequence above comes from Chanodichthys erythropterus isolate Z2021 chromosome 10, ASM2448905v1, whole genome shotgun sequence. Encoded proteins:
- the rxfp3.2b gene encoding relaxin family peptide receptor 3.2b — translated: MERNNTTQTLELGECEHTLDPSAALDNCTDSASGNLSLRCWLQLLTKESSSTLQGDGSSLAVRVMIALIYSVVCALGLVGNSLALYLLHSRYRQKQSSINCFVMGLALTDLQFVLTLPFWAVDTALDFRWPFGKVMCKIISSVTTMNMYASVYFLTAMSVARYYSIASSLKMHSRRAAAAAAKWISLGIWVVSLIATLPHAVYSTIAQVATDEELCLVRFPETGSWDPQLLLGLYQLQKVLLGFLIPLVVITVCYLLLLRIVLSRRISGVAGSESEQGRHKRRSKVTKSVVIVVLSFFLCWLPNQALTLWGVLIKFDLVPFSKAFYNVQAYAFPLTVCLAHTNSCLNPVLYCLIRHEFRAGLKELLLRATPSYRSFARLLPRKAKVAEAPPVLVLVQMDV